The Rhodococcus triatomae genome includes a window with the following:
- a CDS encoding Rv2578c family radical SAM protein — translation MRWNGQTLDADDGALPGLERAGFVRSVQTPEFEGVTFHEVLCKSALNKVPEETNLPFSFTVNTFRGCSHACRYCFARPTHEYLDLDAGHDFDSQVVVKLNVAAVLRKELARRSWKRSPVALGTNTDPYQRAEGRYRLMPGVIGALTESRTPFSILTKGTLLRRDLPLLRQAAEQVPVSLSVSLAVHDAQLQKQLEPGTPSPRARLELIRAIADAGFAPHVMVAPVIPYLTDSSAHLEALFADLAEAGASGVTAFAMHLRGSTRGWFLSWLAQEHPALVRRYRELYGRGAYVPPEYTSWLKARVDPLRVAYGLAPREPHRGADHPVGRVPADEETPDPRPTGEPALTLF, via the coding sequence ATGCGGTGGAACGGTCAGACGCTCGACGCGGACGACGGAGCCCTCCCCGGTCTCGAACGGGCCGGGTTCGTCCGGTCCGTGCAGACGCCGGAGTTCGAGGGTGTCACGTTCCACGAGGTGCTGTGCAAGAGCGCGCTCAACAAGGTGCCGGAGGAGACGAACCTCCCGTTCTCGTTCACCGTCAACACGTTCCGGGGTTGCTCGCACGCCTGCCGGTACTGCTTCGCGCGCCCGACCCACGAGTACCTGGATCTCGACGCGGGGCACGACTTCGACTCGCAGGTGGTGGTCAAGCTGAACGTCGCGGCCGTGCTTCGCAAGGAACTCGCCCGCCGGTCGTGGAAGCGCTCTCCGGTGGCGTTGGGTACCAACACCGATCCCTATCAGCGCGCGGAGGGGCGGTACCGGCTGATGCCGGGTGTGATCGGCGCGCTGACCGAATCCCGCACGCCGTTCTCGATTCTCACGAAGGGAACGCTGCTGCGGCGGGATCTGCCGCTGCTCCGGCAGGCGGCCGAGCAGGTTCCGGTGAGCCTGTCCGTCTCCCTCGCCGTCCACGATGCGCAGTTGCAGAAGCAACTCGAGCCCGGCACGCCGTCGCCTCGGGCCCGGCTCGAGCTGATCCGTGCGATCGCGGACGCCGGATTCGCGCCGCACGTGATGGTCGCGCCCGTCATTCCGTACCTCACCGACTCGTCCGCGCACCTGGAGGCATTGTTCGCGGATCTCGCCGAGGCCGGCGCGTCCGGGGTCACCGCGTTCGCCATGCATCTGCGGGGGAGTACTCGGGGCTGGTTCCTGTCGTGGCTCGCGCAGGAGCACCCCGCCCTCGTCCGCCGGTACCGCGAGTTGTACGGGCGCGGGGCGTACGTTCCGCCCGAGTACACCAGCTGGCTGAAGGCGAGGGTCGATCCGCTGCGCGTGGCCTACGGTCTGGCGCCGCGGGAGCCGCACCGCGGCGCCGACCACCCGGTCGGGCGCGTGCCTGCCGACGAGGAGACCCCGGACCCGCGTCCGACGGGAGAGCCCGCACTCACGTTGTTCTGA
- a CDS encoding DUF5313 family protein: MTASRRSRPERRRPGPLQWLGYAFGRTLPDSQRDWVRNDLVGNHAVARHLVRSMAPFVPVFAAFALFPGPVALRASMVLLGVLLALFYSVAYMAQNRARRLERHGLPADLENPKAARRHENERRTYERRHGRAP, encoded by the coding sequence GTGACGGCGTCGAGGCGATCTCGGCCGGAACGGCGCCGTCCCGGCCCACTGCAATGGCTCGGATACGCATTCGGACGCACCCTGCCCGATTCCCAGCGGGACTGGGTCCGGAACGACCTCGTCGGCAACCACGCGGTGGCACGGCACCTCGTCCGCAGCATGGCCCCGTTCGTGCCGGTCTTCGCCGCCTTCGCCCTGTTCCCCGGTCCGGTGGCACTGCGCGCGTCGATGGTCCTCCTCGGAGTGCTGCTCGCGCTGTTCTACTCGGTCGCCTACATGGCCCAGAACCGGGCCAGGCGCCTCGAAAGGCACGGCCTGCCGGCCGATCTGGAGAACCCGAAGGCCGCGCGACGCCACGAGAACGAGCGCCGCACCTACGAGCGTCGTCACGGGCGGGCACCCTGA
- a CDS encoding MarR family winged helix-turn-helix transcriptional regulator codes for MGAVSAAPTDPLALDRQVCFALAVANRAVLSVYRPLLEPLGLTHPQYLVMLALWERSPRAVKDIAGALQLESATLSPLLKRLESAGMVERTRSRTDERQLDVALTAAGLALRERALSIPPAVVERLGVSLAELEELHSVLVRVNGAALAAGALSETP; via the coding sequence GTGGGGGCCGTGTCAGCCGCTCCCACCGATCCCCTCGCCCTCGACCGACAGGTGTGCTTCGCTCTCGCGGTCGCCAACCGCGCGGTGCTGTCGGTCTACCGCCCTCTCCTCGAGCCCCTCGGCCTCACTCATCCGCAGTACCTGGTGATGTTGGCGCTCTGGGAGCGGTCCCCGCGTGCGGTGAAGGACATCGCCGGGGCCCTGCAGCTCGAGTCCGCCACACTCTCACCGCTACTGAAGCGGCTCGAGAGCGCCGGAATGGTCGAACGCACGCGCAGCCGCACGGACGAGCGTCAGCTCGACGTCGCGCTGACCGCCGCCGGGCTCGCCCTGCGGGAACGCGCACTGTCGATTCCCCCGGCCGTGGTCGAGCGCCTCGGAGTGAGCCTGGCCGAACTCGAGGAACTCCACTCCGTCCTCGTCCGGGTGAACGGTGCAGCCCTGGCCGCCGGTGCGCTGAGCGAGACGCCGTGA
- a CDS encoding CsbD family protein yields the protein MGFVDKAKNAAEDIAGKAKEAVGNVTDDKDLETEGKTDQAKSSLKDAGENIKDAFGK from the coding sequence ATGGGATTCGTCGACAAGGCCAAGAATGCCGCCGAGGACATCGCGGGCAAGGCCAAGGAAGCGGTCGGCAACGTCACGGACGACAAGGATCTCGAAACCGAGGGCAAGACCGATCAGGCCAAGTCGAGCCTGAAGGATGCCGGCGAGAACATCAAGGACGCGTTCGGCAAGTAG
- the ypfJ gene encoding KPN_02809 family neutral zinc metallopeptidase has protein sequence MTFDERARIDAGRVSVGGGGGGRGGKFALGGGAGGLVVLVLALLLGGDPGSLLGTFGGATGPSGPATGGTLENCETGADANRDIDCRVAFTAASLDAVWGGELEQQTGVAYVRPGVVLFSGAVSTACGNATSDVGPFYCPADSTAYFDTSFFQLLTDRFGANAGPLAQEYVVAHEFGHHIQNQLGDIGRAQIDPRGAESGAVRTELQADCYAGVWAHYADSVPGPDGGPPFLQPLTQSDIDDALSAASAVGDDRIQRSAGARVNPESWTHGSSEQRQTWFLAGYESGRVDACDTYAARDLENP, from the coding sequence ATGACGTTCGACGAGCGTGCGCGGATAGATGCAGGCCGGGTCTCGGTCGGCGGAGGAGGCGGCGGGCGCGGCGGCAAGTTCGCGCTCGGCGGTGGCGCGGGCGGCCTCGTCGTCCTGGTCCTCGCCCTCCTGCTCGGCGGGGATCCCGGGTCGCTGCTCGGCACGTTCGGCGGGGCGACGGGCCCTTCCGGTCCGGCCACCGGCGGCACCCTGGAGAACTGCGAGACCGGCGCCGACGCGAACCGCGACATCGACTGCCGGGTGGCGTTCACGGCCGCCAGCCTCGACGCGGTATGGGGCGGCGAACTCGAGCAGCAGACCGGCGTCGCCTATGTGAGGCCGGGCGTCGTGCTGTTCTCCGGCGCGGTATCCACCGCGTGCGGGAACGCCACGAGCGACGTCGGGCCGTTCTACTGCCCCGCCGATTCGACGGCGTACTTCGACACCAGCTTCTTCCAACTGCTCACCGATCGATTCGGCGCGAACGCCGGCCCCCTCGCCCAGGAATACGTGGTGGCGCACGAGTTCGGCCACCACATCCAGAACCAGCTCGGCGACATCGGCCGAGCGCAGATCGACCCGCGCGGAGCCGAGTCCGGTGCGGTCCGCACCGAGCTCCAGGCCGACTGCTATGCCGGGGTCTGGGCCCACTACGCGGACTCGGTGCCGGGTCCCGACGGGGGCCCGCCGTTCCTGCAACCGTTGACGCAGAGCGACATCGACGACGCCCTGTCGGCGGCGTCGGCGGTCGGCGACGACCGGATCCAGCGCTCGGCCGGCGCACGGGTCAACCCGGAGAGCTGGACGCACGGCTCGTCGGAACAGCGGCAGACGTGGTTCCTCGCCGGCTACGAGTCCGGTCGGGTCGACGCATGCGACACCTACGCGGCGCGGGATCTGGAGAACCCGTGA
- the aspS gene encoding aspartate--tRNA ligase gives MLRTHLAGSLRPEHAEQTVTLTGWVARRRDHGGVIFIDLRDASGVAQAVFREGDAAEQAHRLRAEYCVKVTGVVEVRPEGNRNFEIPTGEIEVNVTDLEVLGESAPLPFQLDDQPGEEARLKYRYLDLRRPGPAQAIRLRSKVNAAARGVLAHHEFVEVETPTLTRSTPEGARDFLVPARLQPGSFYALPQSPQLFKQLLMVGGIERYFQIARCYRDEDFRADRQPEFTQLDLEMSFVTQEDVILLAEEILVSLWRLIGHEITTPIPRMTYAEAMRRFGTDKPDLRFGVELVECTEYFANTPFRVFQAPYVGAVVMPGGASQPRRQLDAWQEWAKQRGAKGLAYVLVGEDGTLTGPVAKNLTDAERDGLAVHVGAQPGDCVFFGAGAVKSTRALLGAARGEIARKQDLVDPEAWAFVWVVDAPLFEPAEEATASGDVALGYSAWTAVHHAFTSPKPESLETFDTDPGSALAYAYDIVCNGNEIGGGSIRIHRKDIQERVFAVMGISHEEAEEKFGFLLDAFAYGAPPHGGIAFGWDRITALLAGVDSIREVIAFPKSGGGVDPLTEAPAPITPQQRKESGIDARPEPRSGGGRDTEPAEGAAAAQPTSAQ, from the coding sequence GTGCTGCGCACCCATCTCGCCGGCTCGTTGCGACCCGAGCATGCCGAGCAGACCGTCACCCTCACCGGTTGGGTTGCGCGGCGTCGTGACCACGGCGGCGTGATCTTCATCGATCTCCGGGATGCGTCCGGCGTCGCGCAGGCCGTGTTCCGCGAGGGCGACGCCGCCGAGCAGGCACACCGGCTGCGCGCCGAGTACTGCGTCAAGGTGACCGGTGTCGTCGAGGTACGCCCGGAGGGCAACCGGAACTTCGAGATTCCGACCGGCGAGATCGAGGTGAACGTCACCGACCTCGAGGTCCTGGGGGAGAGTGCTCCCCTGCCGTTCCAGCTCGACGATCAGCCCGGCGAGGAAGCGCGCCTGAAATACCGGTACCTCGATCTGCGCCGCCCCGGACCGGCCCAGGCCATCCGCCTGCGCTCGAAGGTCAACGCCGCCGCGCGCGGGGTGCTGGCCCATCACGAGTTCGTCGAGGTGGAGACCCCCACACTGACCCGGTCGACACCGGAGGGCGCTCGCGACTTCCTGGTGCCCGCCCGTCTGCAGCCCGGCAGCTTCTACGCGTTGCCGCAGAGCCCGCAGCTGTTCAAGCAGTTGCTCATGGTCGGGGGCATCGAACGGTACTTCCAGATCGCCCGGTGTTACCGGGACGAGGACTTCCGTGCGGACCGTCAGCCGGAGTTCACCCAGCTGGACCTCGAGATGTCCTTCGTCACGCAGGAAGACGTCATCCTCCTCGCCGAGGAGATCCTGGTCTCGCTGTGGCGGCTGATCGGTCACGAGATCACCACACCGATCCCGCGCATGACCTACGCCGAGGCGATGCGCCGGTTCGGCACCGACAAGCCGGACCTGCGCTTCGGCGTCGAACTCGTCGAGTGCACCGAGTACTTCGCGAACACGCCGTTCCGTGTTTTCCAGGCCCCGTACGTCGGCGCCGTCGTGATGCCCGGCGGTGCGAGCCAGCCCCGGCGTCAGCTCGACGCCTGGCAGGAATGGGCCAAGCAGCGCGGTGCGAAGGGGCTCGCCTACGTCCTCGTCGGCGAGGACGGCACGTTGACCGGGCCGGTCGCGAAGAACCTCACCGACGCCGAGCGCGACGGCCTGGCCGTCCACGTCGGTGCCCAGCCCGGCGACTGCGTCTTCTTCGGTGCCGGCGCGGTCAAGTCCACCCGCGCCCTACTGGGTGCGGCGCGCGGCGAGATCGCCCGCAAGCAGGACCTCGTCGATCCGGAGGCCTGGGCGTTCGTGTGGGTCGTCGACGCGCCGCTGTTCGAGCCGGCCGAGGAGGCCACCGCCAGCGGTGACGTCGCACTCGGGTACAGCGCCTGGACGGCGGTGCACCACGCGTTCACCTCGCCCAAGCCCGAGTCGCTCGAGACGTTCGACACGGACCCCGGGTCGGCGTTGGCCTACGCCTACGACATCGTCTGCAACGGCAACGAGATCGGTGGCGGCAGCATCCGTATCCACCGCAAGGACATCCAGGAGCGGGTGTTCGCGGTCATGGGCATCTCGCACGAGGAGGCCGAGGAGAAGTTCGGCTTCCTGCTCGACGCCTTCGCCTACGGTGCCCCGCCCCACGGCGGTATCGCCTTCGGGTGGGACCGCATCACGGCGCTGCTCGCGGGAGTGGACTCCATCCGCGAGGTGATCGCCTTCCCGAAGTCCGGTGGCGGCGTCGACCCGCTCACCGAGGCGCCCGCGCCGATCACGCCGCAACAGCGCAAGGAATCGGGCATCGACGCGAGGCCGGAGCCGCGGTCGGGTGGTGGTCGGGACACCGAACCGGCGGAGGGTGCCGCCGCCGCGCAGCCGACGTCCGCGCAATAG
- a CDS encoding kinase, translating to MTAILADPVSEVVAAAERLLTRRTGASVTLADPVDLGGSGRTIVLRVRVAENPFSLPRTLVLKQVRGDAGRPRASTVDSDEWIGDADKAFLREAVSYQFATALATESRPGAELLASDLDAKLLVLSDLGDASPIGVLLEHSDADTVTNTLMAMAQALGRMHAATVGREEDFTALLRRADVPPTADAFATRVATVASEVPGLLAEHLDIDVPAEVVEQVEHAAKLFRGGGFRAFSPADLCPDNIIVNDEGVRFLDYEWGGFRDAMLDITYALVSFPGCLCSIDLSDERSDAMIDAWRAEVVGIWPALADDAVLAARMLEAELIWVWLTTSLFLPENHERIATVREHALSVPRLEALRQRWSRLGRAAQRAGNNVVAGHAAQVEDRLRG from the coding sequence ATGACCGCAATATTGGCAGACCCCGTTTCCGAGGTAGTTGCCGCAGCCGAAAGGCTGCTCACGCGTCGTACCGGGGCATCGGTGACGTTGGCGGACCCTGTCGATCTCGGGGGGAGCGGCCGGACGATCGTGCTGCGCGTGCGCGTCGCGGAGAATCCGTTCTCGCTACCCCGGACCCTCGTGCTCAAGCAGGTGCGCGGGGACGCCGGCCGGCCCCGCGCGAGCACCGTCGATTCGGACGAGTGGATCGGCGACGCGGACAAGGCGTTCCTGCGGGAAGCGGTGTCCTACCAGTTCGCGACGGCGCTGGCCACGGAGAGCCGCCCGGGGGCGGAACTGCTGGCCTCGGATCTCGATGCGAAGTTGCTGGTGCTCAGTGATCTCGGCGACGCGTCGCCGATCGGAGTTCTGCTCGAGCACTCGGATGCGGACACCGTCACCAACACCCTGATGGCGATGGCCCAGGCCCTCGGCCGGATGCACGCGGCGACCGTCGGCCGTGAGGAGGACTTCACGGCGCTGCTCCGTCGCGCCGACGTCCCGCCCACGGCCGATGCCTTCGCGACCCGGGTCGCGACCGTGGCGTCCGAGGTGCCGGGACTGCTCGCCGAGCATCTCGACATCGACGTTCCCGCGGAAGTGGTGGAGCAGGTCGAGCACGCGGCGAAGTTGTTCCGGGGCGGGGGGTTCCGTGCGTTCAGTCCGGCGGACCTCTGCCCCGACAACATCATCGTCAACGACGAGGGCGTGCGCTTCCTCGACTACGAGTGGGGTGGCTTCCGCGACGCGATGCTCGACATCACGTACGCGCTGGTGTCCTTCCCGGGCTGCCTGTGCAGCATCGATCTGTCCGACGAGCGGTCCGACGCGATGATCGACGCCTGGCGCGCGGAGGTCGTCGGGATCTGGCCGGCACTCGCCGACGACGCCGTGCTCGCGGCCCGCATGCTCGAGGCCGAGTTGATCTGGGTGTGGCTGACCACCTCGCTCTTCCTCCCCGAGAACCACGAGCGGATCGCCACCGTCCGTGAGCATGCCCTGTCGGTGCCCCGGCTCGAGGCTCTCCGGCAGCGATGGTCGCGTCTCGGGCGCGCGGCGCAGCGCGCGGGCAACAACGTCGTCGCGGGCCATGCCGCGCAGGTCGAGGACAGGTTGCGCGGCTGA
- a CDS encoding alkaline phosphatase family protein, producing the protein MSGRPGTAAREGFRRRTFLAGGAAVGAAATGLALPRIAGAGQPTDPAADLDVYVIVVDGMRPDELRADLAPALTALAEGGTRYSSAEAIDVAETLPNHTAMMSGVWPDRSGVPTNKIFDRELGGTRDLDRPDDLWGTTVLDRVRTELGLTTASVLSKRYLHGLFGDRASVVWDPAPLIPGTEHAPDQFTVDALLRIVDEHRPRLTFVNLGDVDRVGHLDFSGPSARIARTAAVRNADAQVHRFVTHLRERGWWERSAVIVLADHSMDWSVPTEIVSLSRAFEADPLLAGRVEIAQNGGAETVYHTGEPDGRDAAIARILEIANGTVGVQSATPVADTRLGPRAGDVVLECSPGWRFSDPHVVSNPIPGNHGHGVTLPIPFFVAGGHPALASGVVVDEPVLTMDVAPTVAALFGLDSPEGGWDGRARLHALR; encoded by the coding sequence ATGAGCGGGCGGCCGGGAACGGCGGCACGCGAGGGATTCCGGCGCCGCACCTTCCTGGCGGGCGGCGCCGCGGTGGGAGCGGCCGCCACCGGGCTGGCACTGCCGCGGATCGCCGGCGCGGGGCAGCCCACCGATCCCGCCGCGGACCTCGACGTCTACGTGATCGTGGTCGACGGGATGCGTCCGGACGAGCTCCGCGCGGATCTGGCTCCGGCACTCACCGCGCTCGCCGAGGGCGGCACCCGCTATTCGTCGGCCGAGGCGATCGACGTCGCGGAGACTCTGCCCAACCACACCGCGATGATGAGCGGTGTGTGGCCGGACCGCTCCGGGGTGCCGACGAACAAGATCTTCGACCGGGAACTGGGTGGCACCCGGGACCTCGATCGACCGGACGACCTCTGGGGCACCACGGTCCTCGACCGGGTCCGCACCGAGCTGGGTCTGACCACGGCGAGCGTGCTCTCCAAGCGTTACCTGCACGGGCTGTTCGGCGACCGCGCCTCCGTCGTGTGGGATCCGGCTCCGTTGATTCCCGGTACCGAGCACGCTCCGGACCAGTTCACCGTGGACGCGCTGCTCCGCATCGTGGACGAGCATCGCCCCCGCCTGACTTTCGTCAACCTCGGTGACGTGGACCGGGTCGGACACCTGGACTTCTCCGGCCCGTCCGCCCGAATCGCCCGGACGGCCGCCGTCCGCAACGCCGACGCGCAGGTCCACCGGTTCGTCACCCACCTGCGCGAGCGCGGCTGGTGGGAGCGCAGCGCGGTCATCGTGCTGGCCGACCACTCGATGGACTGGTCGGTGCCGACGGAGATCGTCAGCCTCTCCCGCGCCTTCGAGGCCGATCCGCTACTCGCGGGGAGGGTCGAGATCGCGCAGAACGGCGGCGCCGAGACCGTCTATCACACCGGTGAACCGGACGGCCGTGACGCCGCGATCGCCCGCATCCTCGAGATCGCGAACGGCACCGTCGGAGTCCAGTCGGCGACGCCCGTCGCCGACACCCGACTCGGGCCCCGGGCCGGCGACGTGGTTCTCGAATGCTCCCCCGGCTGGAGGTTCAGCGACCCACACGTGGTCTCGAACCCGATTCCCGGCAACCACGGCCACGGCGTGACCCTGCCGATCCCGTTCTTCGTGGCCGGAGGTCACCCGGCACTCGCCTCCGGGGTGGTCGTCGACGAACCGGTGCTGACAATGGATGTCGCGCCGACCGTGGCCGCGCTGTTCGGGCTGGACTCGCCCGAGGGCGGCTGGGACGGACGGGCGCGCCTGCACGCCCTGCGCTGA
- a CDS encoding alkaline phosphatase D family protein — protein sequence MLRTPASPVPAVTRRGFLRTAAVVTGTSVALSVPGVARAEAGAMFRHGVASGDPLPDGVVLWTRVTPSADAEPGSGRGESVPVQWSIARDAGFAQMVASGSVVTDASRDHTVKVDVAGLAPATDYHYRFSVAGEHSPVGRTRTAPAADADPGRLRFGVVSCSNWEAGFFGAYRHLALRGDLDAIVHLGDYIYEYPQGEYTGRSGAVRLHEPAHEIVTLADYRIRHAQYKTDPDLLALHARLPWIATWDDHESANDAYVDGAENHDPATEGDWHTRRAAAMQAYLEWMPVRAGGGASDARLYRRLRFGTLAELSMLDLRTYRDAQVSPVAEWRGVDDPARSITGEAQMQWLTSGVTTSSAQWTLVGNPVMIAPLLIPPLDPDSTRALTELLGVPASGVPVNVDQWDGYQADRRRLFESLAATGRDTVFLTGDIHTSWSADLPLEPAHYPAGPTVGTEMVVPSVTSNNFDEILHTPPRTTSVAIEAALQGVNRHLTYVELDSHGFGVFEVTAEAAQMDWYFVDDIADPNSGARYAAGRRVAAGGGRSLPTGAPLVDDGARA from the coding sequence GTGCTCCGAACTCCAGCCTCACCGGTCCCTGCGGTCACCCGCCGCGGCTTCCTACGTACCGCCGCCGTCGTCACCGGAACGAGCGTCGCGCTCTCCGTCCCCGGTGTCGCGCGCGCCGAGGCCGGGGCGATGTTCCGCCACGGCGTCGCGTCCGGCGACCCGCTGCCGGACGGCGTCGTCCTGTGGACCCGGGTGACCCCGTCCGCCGACGCCGAGCCGGGATCGGGCCGGGGCGAGTCGGTCCCGGTGCAGTGGTCGATCGCACGGGACGCGGGATTCGCACAGATGGTCGCCTCGGGCAGCGTCGTCACCGATGCCTCGCGCGATCACACCGTCAAGGTCGACGTGGCCGGCCTGGCGCCGGCCACCGACTACCACTACCGATTCTCCGTGGCAGGTGAGCACTCTCCGGTGGGCCGCACGCGCACCGCTCCTGCCGCCGACGCCGATCCCGGCCGACTCCGGTTCGGGGTCGTCTCGTGCTCGAACTGGGAGGCCGGATTCTTCGGTGCCTATCGACATCTCGCTCTCCGGGGCGACCTCGACGCGATCGTGCACCTGGGCGACTACATCTACGAGTACCCGCAGGGCGAGTACACGGGCCGCTCGGGCGCGGTACGCCTCCACGAGCCGGCCCACGAGATCGTCACGCTGGCCGACTACCGGATCCGGCACGCCCAGTACAAGACGGATCCCGACCTTCTCGCCCTGCACGCGCGACTGCCGTGGATCGCCACCTGGGACGACCACGAGAGCGCCAACGACGCGTACGTCGACGGGGCGGAGAACCACGATCCGGCGACCGAGGGCGACTGGCACACCCGCCGAGCCGCCGCCATGCAGGCCTACCTCGAGTGGATGCCGGTCCGGGCCGGAGGTGGCGCCTCCGACGCCCGCCTGTACCGACGGCTGCGATTCGGCACCCTCGCCGAGCTCTCGATGCTGGACCTGCGCACCTACCGCGACGCCCAGGTGTCCCCGGTCGCCGAGTGGCGCGGCGTGGACGATCCGGCGCGGTCGATCACCGGCGAAGCCCAGATGCAGTGGCTCACCTCCGGCGTGACGACGTCTTCGGCGCAGTGGACGCTGGTCGGCAACCCGGTGATGATCGCTCCCCTGCTGATCCCCCCGCTGGACCCGGACAGCACCCGCGCACTCACCGAACTCCTCGGCGTCCCCGCCTCCGGGGTCCCGGTGAACGTCGACCAGTGGGACGGATACCAGGCGGACCGCCGCCGGTTGTTCGAGTCTCTCGCCGCCACCGGCCGGGACACCGTCTTCCTCACCGGAGACATCCACACGTCCTGGTCGGCGGACCTGCCACTCGAACCGGCCCACTATCCGGCCGGGCCCACGGTCGGGACCGAGATGGTGGTGCCCTCGGTGACGTCGAACAACTTCGACGAAATCCTGCACACCCCGCCACGCACGACGTCGGTGGCCATCGAGGCCGCCCTGCAGGGCGTCAACCGGCATCTCACCTACGTCGAGCTCGATTCGCACGGGTTCGGCGTCTTCGAAGTCACCGCGGAGGCTGCCCAGATGGACTGGTATTTCGTCGACGACATCGCCGACCCGAACAGCGGTGCGCGTTATGCCGCCGGTCGGCGCGTGGCTGCCGGTGGCGGCCGCTCGCTGCCCACCGGTGCGCCCCTCGTCGACGACGGGGCGCGGGCATGA
- a CDS encoding replication-associated recombination protein A produces the protein MSDLFGTGTDGAAPGRLFETAETTGPAVSADSSVGVAAPVRPDAPLAVRMRPRSLDEVVGQQHLLGAGAPLRRLVEGSGAASVLLYGPPGTGKTTLASLISGATGRRFEALSALSAGVKEVRGVIDLARRRLLAGEQTVLFIDEVHRFSKTQQDALLAAVENRIVLLVAATTENPSFSVVSPLLSRSLVLQLQSLTSADIRALIERARVDERGLGGRIEITDDAVDHLVRLAAGDARRALTALEAAAGTVLDANDGAAGKDGAAGEDGASATLDLETVEASVDKAAVRYDRDGDQHYDVISAFIKSIRGSDVDAALHYLARMLTAGEDPRFIARRLVVHASEDVGMADPTALQTATAAAQAVQLVGLPEARLALAQATIHLATAPKSGAVIAALGAAMADVAAGKSGLVPAHLRDGHYAGAKQLGNAVGYRYPHDHPDGVLAQQYPPDELVGVDYYTPSGHGVERGIRERLGKLRSIVRGKR, from the coding sequence GTGAGTGATCTCTTCGGAACCGGTACCGACGGAGCGGCCCCGGGGCGTCTGTTCGAGACGGCCGAGACGACGGGCCCGGCGGTGTCTGCGGACTCGTCCGTCGGAGTCGCGGCGCCGGTCCGGCCGGATGCCCCGTTGGCGGTGCGCATGCGGCCGCGCAGCCTCGACGAGGTCGTCGGGCAGCAGCACCTGCTCGGGGCGGGCGCGCCGTTGCGTCGTCTGGTCGAGGGATCCGGCGCCGCCTCGGTACTGCTGTACGGGCCGCCCGGGACGGGGAAGACGACGCTGGCGTCGCTCATCTCGGGCGCCACCGGACGCCGGTTCGAGGCCCTGTCCGCCCTGTCGGCCGGCGTCAAGGAGGTACGCGGCGTCATCGACCTGGCTCGGCGCAGGCTCCTCGCCGGCGAGCAGACCGTGCTGTTCATCGACGAGGTCCACCGGTTCTCCAAGACGCAGCAGGATGCACTGCTCGCGGCGGTGGAGAACCGGATCGTCCTGCTCGTGGCGGCCACCACGGAGAACCCGTCCTTCTCCGTCGTCTCGCCGCTGCTGTCGCGATCGCTCGTCCTGCAACTGCAATCCCTCACGTCCGCGGACATCCGCGCGCTGATCGAGCGCGCCCGCGTCGACGAACGGGGGCTGGGCGGGCGGATCGAGATCACCGACGACGCGGTGGACCATCTCGTCCGGTTGGCCGCAGGGGATGCCCGTCGCGCACTCACCGCCCTCGAGGCGGCCGCCGGGACGGTGCTCGACGCGAACGACGGTGCCGCGGGGAAGGACGGTGCCGCCGGGGAGGACGGGGCGTCGGCCACCCTGGACCTCGAGACCGTCGAGGCCAGCGTCGACAAGGCCGCCGTGCGGTACGACCGCGACGGCGACCAGCACTACGACGTCATCAGCGCGTTCATCAAGTCCATCCGCGGGTCGGACGTCGACGCGGCCCTGCACTATCTGGCGCGCATGCTCACCGCGGGCGAAGACCCACGGTTCATCGCCCGCAGGCTCGTCGTGCATGCCAGTGAGGACGTCGGGATGGCGGATCCCACCGCGCTCCAGACGGCGACGGCGGCGGCTCAGGCGGTGCAGTTGGTGGGATTGCCGGAGGCCCGCCTGGCGCTCGCGCAGGCGACGATCCATCTGGCGACCGCCCCCAAGTCCGGCGCCGTCATCGCGGCCCTCGGTGCCGCGATGGCCGACGTCGCGGCGGGCAAGTCCGGTCTCGTGCCTGCCCACCTGCGGGACGGGCACTACGCCGGGGCGAAGCAACTCGGCAATGCCGTCGGCTATCGCTATCCCCACGACCACCCGGACGGGGTGCTGGCCCAGCAGTATCCGCCCGACGAGCTGGTCGGCGTGGACTACTACACGCCGAGCGGCCACGGTGTGGAACGCGGAATCCGCGAACGCCTCGGCAAGCTGCGTTCGATCGTGCGCGGGAAACGGTGA